A portion of the uncultured Bacteroides sp. genome contains these proteins:
- a CDS encoding CBS domain-containing protein — MPRQEFIDLVSEIKKTGKSRKMTKRDFIWLFDWCEKRTSGNVWRINEFLQKEKLVVEPNYQNGWIDEEITLKEKDKARIKTPTDVNSDEGFDPITRLSILEAASKTPISITKESNLEKAYHLMWQNHISQLPVMNNDREVLGVISWKSIAKGMIAKKESVCVKDYMTNEYKILKEDTPLFDAIKEVMQSKIVFVLNKENKIKGPVTTADLNIQFIELIEPYILLEQIENYIRMILHNKLILEEVLELIKTDDCKKIASISDLTFGGYLVLFSNDGMWKQLNLPFDKAYFVNDLDKIRKIRNDVMHFSPDKTSKEDLNILRNTSSFLMDYLKNSK, encoded by the coding sequence ATGCCAAGACAAGAATTTATTGATTTAGTTTCTGAAATTAAAAAAACTGGAAAATCAAGAAAAATGACTAAAAGAGATTTTATTTGGTTATTTGATTGGTGTGAGAAAAGAACAAGTGGAAATGTATGGAGAATAAATGAATTTCTTCAAAAAGAAAAATTAGTTGTAGAACCAAATTATCAAAATGGTTGGATTGATGAAGAAATTACATTAAAAGAGAAAGATAAAGCAAGAATAAAAACTCCAACTGATGTAAATTCAGATGAAGGATTTGATCCAATAACACGGTTGTCAATACTTGAGGCTGCATCGAAAACTCCAATCTCAATTACGAAAGAGTCAAATTTGGAAAAAGCTTACCACTTGATGTGGCAAAATCACATTTCGCAATTACCAGTGATGAATAACGATAGAGAGGTTTTAGGAGTTATCAGCTGGAAATCAATAGCAAAAGGAATGATTGCAAAGAAAGAATCTGTTTGTGTTAAGGACTATATGACAAATGAATATAAAATATTAAAAGAAGATACACCACTTTTTGACGCGATTAAAGAAGTAATGCAATCAAAAATTGTATTTGTGTTAAATAAGGAAAATAAAATAAAAGGTCCAGTTACTACAGCTGATTTAAATATTCAATTTATTGAATTAATAGAACCATATATTTTATTGGAACAAATAGAAAATTATATCCGAATGATTTTACATAACAAATTAATTCTAGAAGAAGTTTTAGAACTAATAAAAACTGATGATTGCAAAAAAATAGCATCAATTAGTGATTTGACTTTTGGAGGATATCTAGTTTTATTTAGTAATGACGGTATGTGGAAGCAATTAAATTTACCCTTTGATAAAGCCTATTTTGTAAATGATCTTGATAAAATAAGAAAAATAAGAAATGATGTAATGCACTTTTCACCAGATAAAACGTCTAAGGAAGATCTTAATATTTTGAGAAATACATCATCTTTTCTAATGGATTATCTGAAAAATAGTAAATAA
- a CDS encoding PhzF family isomerase, with amino-acid sequence MRKIIVYQIDSFTKEKFKGNPAGVVVNADGLSERQMQMIARELNNSETAFLFSPTDTGCDGMIRYFTPTKEVPICGHATIAAMYAKALEEDLESCIFNIKTQVGILPFEIIRTEEGYQVVMTQGIFSLSDTLPSNVSNRIINALGLNIEDMEKKCPIQIASTGHSKVMIGINSREKLNHLTPNFNELILLSTEIQCNGYFVFTFDSGNKDILTYGRMFAPAIGINEDPVTGNANGPLGGYFIQNKIVAPQHNNFCFNACQGEAINRLGCMTVYVEIDNDTPKTIQIKGDAVVAFKTEIFI; translated from the coding sequence ATGAGAAAAATCATTGTATATCAGATAGACTCTTTCACCAAAGAAAAGTTTAAGGGAAATCCCGCGGGAGTCGTTGTCAATGCAGACGGATTAAGCGAAAGACAAATGCAAATGATTGCCCGCGAGTTAAACAACTCCGAAACAGCATTTCTCTTCTCACCCACAGATACCGGTTGTGATGGCATGATCAGGTATTTTACTCCCACAAAAGAAGTACCCATCTGCGGACATGCCACTATAGCAGCGATGTATGCCAAAGCGCTCGAAGAGGATTTGGAATCTTGCATATTCAATATCAAAACTCAAGTAGGCATTTTGCCTTTTGAGATAATCAGAACCGAAGAGGGCTATCAGGTAGTAATGACTCAGGGAATATTCAGCCTCAGTGACACACTCCCATCAAACGTGAGCAACAGAATAATCAATGCGCTGGGCCTTAACATAGAAGATATGGAGAAGAAGTGCCCTATACAGATAGCCTCTACCGGCCATTCGAAAGTAATGATTGGCATAAACAGCAGAGAAAAGCTGAATCATCTAACGCCTAACTTCAACGAATTGATTCTACTAAGCACAGAAATTCAATGCAATGGCTACTTCGTTTTTACATTCGATTCTGGCAATAAAGACATCCTAACCTACGGCAGAATGTTTGCCCCTGCCATAGGCATAAACGAAGATCCTGTAACCGGCAATGCAAATGGTCCGTTGGGAGGTTATTTCATTCAAAATAAAATTGTAGCTCCGCAACATAATAATTTTTGTTTTAATGCCTGCCAAGGTGAAGCGATCAATCGATTAGGTTGCATGACTGTTTACGTAGAGATTGATAACGACACCCCAAAAACCATTCAAATCAAAGGAGATGCCGTTGTTGCATTTAAGACAGAGATATTTATTTAA
- a CDS encoding ammonium transporter translates to MKKIIMFLLLVIMMVPVTTSLYAEKVADPSGNTTGTANDVTASTAGQPTLSEVADSAGHNKVSINMVWVLVCGFLVMFMQLGFAMVEGGLTRAKNSAHTFAMNFMIYPLGMIGFFICGFAFMFGGVGPLGTLGGYDGLNQEFTINLFGHAFGLFGTKGFFLTSTYDVGVFAMFLFQMVFMDTTATIPTGSMAERWKYASFFVYGIAVGTIIYPIFGNWVWGGGWLAQLGNNFGLGHGHVDFAGSSVVHLTGGVLAFIGAKMLGPRLGKYNKDGSANAIPGHNLPYAVMGSFVLAFGWFGFNAGSTLAGGDLRIAVVAVNTMIASATGAIAATLYMWLVKTKKPDVSMMCNGLLAGLVAITAPCAFVTVQSAALIGLISGILVIEVALFVENKLKVDDPVGAVAVHGANGAWGCLALGLFADGKYGEGLNGIAGGVTGLFYGDTGQFLAEVIGVLSNIIYVGILGWIVFKVIDKLIGNRVSAEVELSGLDIPEMGSEGYSGIKMDKNAETPLSR, encoded by the coding sequence ATGAAAAAAATTATTATGTTTCTGTTATTGGTTATCATGATGGTGCCGGTAACAACTTCTTTATATGCTGAGAAAGTCGCAGATCCGAGTGGCAATACAACAGGAACCGCAAACGATGTGACCGCCTCTACGGCTGGCCAGCCAACTTTATCGGAAGTTGCCGATAGTGCTGGGCACAACAAAGTATCTATCAATATGGTATGGGTACTTGTCTGCGGATTTCTGGTAATGTTCATGCAGCTGGGTTTTGCCATGGTAGAAGGCGGCCTTACCCGTGCCAAAAATAGTGCTCATACTTTTGCTATGAACTTTATGATTTATCCTTTAGGTATGATCGGCTTCTTCATTTGCGGCTTTGCATTCATGTTTGGAGGTGTCGGTCCACTCGGTACTTTAGGCGGGTACGATGGACTGAATCAGGAGTTTACCATCAATTTATTTGGGCACGCATTCGGATTGTTCGGTACCAAAGGCTTTTTTCTAACCAGTACCTATGACGTCGGCGTTTTTGCCATGTTCCTTTTCCAGATGGTATTTATGGATACCACGGCTACAATACCAACCGGATCAATGGCGGAACGTTGGAAATATGCTTCGTTCTTCGTGTATGGAATAGCAGTAGGTACTATTATCTACCCCATCTTTGGAAACTGGGTATGGGGAGGAGGCTGGTTAGCGCAGCTCGGTAATAACTTCGGGTTGGGTCACGGTCATGTAGATTTCGCCGGATCTTCGGTTGTACACCTAACTGGAGGTGTTTTGGCCTTTATTGGCGCAAAAATGCTTGGTCCTCGTTTGGGTAAATACAATAAAGATGGGTCGGCCAATGCCATTCCCGGTCATAATCTTCCGTATGCAGTTATGGGAAGTTTCGTTTTAGCTTTTGGCTGGTTTGGTTTCAATGCCGGTTCAACTCTAGCCGGTGGCGACCTACGCATCGCAGTTGTCGCTGTAAATACTATGATTGCTTCCGCAACCGGCGCCATAGCTGCTACTCTATACATGTGGTTAGTCAAAACTAAAAAACCAGATGTCAGTATGATGTGCAATGGTTTATTGGCAGGATTAGTAGCTATCACTGCACCTTGCGCCTTTGTAACAGTTCAGTCAGCCGCATTAATAGGCCTTATCTCTGGCATTTTAGTTATTGAAGTGGCTTTATTTGTCGAAAACAAACTAAAAGTAGACGATCCTGTTGGCGCTGTTGCTGTACATGGTGCTAACGGTGCATGGGGATGCTTGGCTCTAGGCCTGTTTGCCGACGGAAAGTATGGAGAAGGCTTGAATGGTATAGCAGGCGGGGTAACCGGTCTATTCTATGGCGATACAGGTCAGTTTCTGGCAGAAGTTATCGGTGTACTATCCAACATTATTTACGTCGGTATTCTCGGATGGATTGTCTTCAAAGTCATAGATAAGCTAATAGGTAACCGCGTTTCCGCAGAGGTCGAACTCTCTGGCCTAGACATACCTGAAATGGGATCAGAAGGATACTCCGGTATAAAAATGGATAAAAACGCAGAAACTCCGCTCTCTAGATAA
- a CDS encoding P-II family nitrogen regulator, with translation MKKIEAIIRTSKFEEVKSALREVGIEFFSYWDCTGVGNEIKKEEHSYRGTMYDTSYIPRQLLTIVVRDKNLQKTVECIRKTARTGVIGDGKIFVSDLLDSYRIRNDDQGDKSLYNTDEDE, from the coding sequence ATGAAAAAAATTGAAGCAATTATCCGAACTTCTAAGTTTGAAGAGGTCAAGAGTGCTCTTCGTGAAGTCGGGATTGAGTTTTTCTCGTACTGGGATTGTACCGGGGTTGGCAATGAAATTAAAAAAGAAGAACATTCTTATCGTGGAACAATGTATGATACCAGTTATATTCCACGGCAACTGTTGACCATTGTAGTCCGAGACAAAAATCTCCAGAAAACTGTTGAATGCATCCGTAAAACCGCAAGAACCGGAGTTATAGGAGACGGCAAGATTTTTGTTAGCGACCTTCTGGATTCCTATCGGATCAGAAACGATGATCAAGGAGACAAATCACTTTACAATACAGACGAAGACGAATAA
- a CDS encoding dicarboxylate/amino acid:cation symporter — MSILRNYAFTICLIVGILIGGACGLVFGEGAAIVKPIGDLFLNLMFVLIVPLVFLSVSSAIYNMKQMNRVGKVITNMVFVFLGSAIVVAITAYGLTLFYNPLEGIDKAALMANLPEQAEMIQLSSGELFVKTFTVPDFLQLFTKSNLLPLILFSVFFGLATAFSGEQGKVVAGFLNSGTTVVLRMMRIIMYAAPIGLGCYFADTVGRVGGQILNGYLNAFVLYLVLTVICYVGLNSLYVWMAGGTKALSAFWRNIITPSLTAIATSSSAACIPINIEASKRMGVPASIAETVIPLGTNMHKDGSVMGGVIKIVFLLTIFGQDTGLSGNVAYIIGVAVLVGAVMGAIPSGGMTGELLICSVFGFSPQLAATLMVISTIIDVPATLLNSTGNVVSSILVTRLTEGKKWVEGICISKED, encoded by the coding sequence ATGAGTATATTGAGAAATTATGCGTTTACTATCTGCCTGATTGTTGGAATTCTGATAGGAGGGGCATGTGGACTTGTTTTCGGTGAGGGAGCGGCTATTGTTAAGCCAATAGGAGATCTGTTTCTTAACCTGATGTTTGTGTTGATTGTACCGTTGGTCTTCTTGAGTGTCTCGTCTGCCATTTATAATATGAAGCAGATGAATAGGGTTGGCAAGGTGATTACAAATATGGTCTTTGTGTTTCTCGGATCAGCTATCGTTGTAGCTATCACAGCTTATGGACTTACGTTATTTTATAATCCGCTTGAGGGAATAGATAAAGCGGCGTTGATGGCCAACTTACCCGAACAGGCTGAAATGATACAGCTATCATCCGGGGAATTGTTTGTGAAAACCTTTACTGTGCCCGATTTTTTGCAACTGTTTACTAAATCCAACTTGCTGCCACTTATACTGTTTTCGGTCTTTTTCGGATTAGCTACTGCTTTTTCGGGAGAGCAGGGCAAGGTTGTAGCAGGCTTTCTCAACTCAGGCACGACGGTTGTGTTACGCATGATGCGTATTATTATGTATGCCGCACCTATTGGCTTGGGATGCTATTTCGCCGATACGGTTGGTCGGGTAGGTGGACAAATTTTGAATGGTTATCTCAATGCGTTTGTCTTGTATTTAGTGCTTACCGTGATTTGCTATGTGGGACTTAACTCTCTCTACGTGTGGATGGCGGGAGGCACCAAGGCGCTTTCGGCTTTCTGGAGAAATATCATAACTCCTTCGCTTACAGCCATTGCCACCTCATCCAGTGCGGCTTGTATCCCTATTAATATTGAAGCTTCTAAAAGGATGGGGGTGCCGGCTAGTATTGCCGAGACTGTTATTCCGTTGGGCACTAATATGCACAAGGACGGTTCGGTGATGGGTGGAGTTATCAAGATTGTATTCTTACTCACTATCTTTGGGCAAGATACGGGCTTGTCTGGCAATGTGGCTTATATTATCGGGGTAGCCGTGCTCGTAGGGGCTGTGATGGGGGCCATTCCCAGCGGTGGTATGACGGGCGAGTTGCTCATTTGCTCGGTATTTGGTTTTTCACCTCAACTGGCGGCAACGTTGATGGTGATTAGTACAATCATTGATGTGCCTGCCACGTTGCTCAATTCTACAGGTAATGTCGTTAGTTCCATACTGGTAACACGATTGACTGAAGGAAAAAAATGGGTGGAAGGTATTTGTATATCAAAAGAGGATTAG